The Pyrus communis chromosome 5, drPyrComm1.1, whole genome shotgun sequence region TGAGCCATTATGTATTCTTAGTCTACAGAATGGCTATTGCAACTGTTCTCATTTCTCCCTTCGCTCTCATTTTGGATAGGTTTGCTCTCTCAATATCTATGCACGAAAATTGACATGTTTAGAAAATATTGCTAATCATTAAGATTAATCACCACGAAATCGCGGCCGAAGATGACCTTTTCCATCCTTGCTAAGACTATGCTGCTTAGCCTTTTCGAGTAAGATTCTTAACCGTTAAGGGTAACATTAACGTTTAGCTAAGCAATTCAAAACGATCTTAGTTGAAGTGCTTTTTGTTCACTTTACAGCCCTGTGCTTGACATGAACCTCTTCTACATGGCAATGTCATATTCTACAGCTACTTTCACATCTGCCATGTTCAATATTCTTCCTGCAATTGCATTTTTCATGGCCATGATCTTTAGGTATGATTTATAACACCTTGCCTTGGTAACACACAGACAAAACGCACAGTTTAAGCAGATGAATTTATCATGGTTTTGCAGGCTTGAGAAAGTAAACATTAGGGAACTTCATAGCCAAGCAAAGGTAGCGGGGACCGTAGTCACGGTTGGGGGAGCTATTATTTTGAGTCTGGTCAAAGGACCGGAACTTAATTTTCCGTGGACAAAGGGCAAAGATCTAAATTATGATCATCACCAGTTGCAAAGTGATTCAAACCCTCGTGACTGCTGCATCTTGTTTCTTCTGGTCTTGTTTCATCATTTTGCAAGTAAGAACTCTCAAATCGACACCGTagatcttctttttttccttcagaaaACTGTTAATAGTACTCCAAAACTCCCCTTATATTTTTTTGTAGACATATAAGAGTGCGGAGATGATTTTTTTAAGTATCAGTAATAActccatatttttctcatcTAAGTAAAAAGTATATGATGGTCAATTCTAATAAAAAACACAGGCTTTTACACTAAgatcatacccttgtgagtTCTCCCTCACAGCTTTTACATGCTTTTGGGGTCTGGTTGTTGAAGCCGCAATACTTGCCCTTTTCATGGAACGGAGAATGCCTAATCCAGTCTGATCTATACAATTTGACATCAAACTTTTGGCATCATTTTATGGGGTAAGAAATCTTTTGTTCaacatttttttctctttcaaattcttgaaccaataaattataatttatactcACAGAAGTGGTTTTGCCGCAGGCAATACTCTCTGGGGTTAATTATTATATCATGGGAGTGGTAAACAAAGAAAAGGGACCTGTTTACTATTCTTCTTTTAACCCCTTAGGCACAGTAACTACTGCAATTATGGGATCCCTTGTTTTAGCCGAGCACATGTACCTTGGAAGGTATAtacagtaatttttttttacagcttCATTTGCCGAGTGAGAATTTGGAAATAATTTCTTACTGTTATCCGTTGCAGTATTCTTGGAGCCATAGTTATATTTGTTGGGCTACATCTGGTTCTatgggggaagaagaaagataaaCCTCCATCTCATTCATTAAAAAGTCAGAATCAAGCACCAGATGATGAAGAGATGACTACAAATCAGCAACAAATGGGAATATGAAAAGTCCACGTTAGGGGAAATCACTCTCTTCTGCATAAGGGTTTATGCAAAAGAATTTATTTTCCTAGTTGTTAACAAAAACATGATCATTATTTTGCGGTATTTAATTAATAGATTGGAAAGCTTGAACAATGTGGGGAAAAGGTTGTTGAAGGAGATTCTCAAGTTCTCGTGGATGctttaaaacttgaaaaacacCCTATTGGAGAATGCTCCAAGAGATGGAGGtttatctttcttcttccccataGAACTAGATATACCCAACAAATATAACTATGGCCCCAAGAATACTGCAAGGTAACTGTAAGAAATTATTTCCAAATTCTCACTAGGCAAATGAagctgtaaaaaaaatatatatattactgCATATACCTTCCAAGGTACATGTGCTCAGCTAAAACAAAGACTCAGGTTCTGACCTGCATAGACACACTGCAAGAGAATCACAGCTATGAGTAGCTTCGCTGGACGGATTAGGTTAATCAAAGACTCACTAAACATTGTTCTAATCTGGTTTCATCTCTAGAGATGAACGGTGCAGTGAATTCGAAAACGATTTCTTAACAAAGATATAACTCCATTTTATGCATAAAGAGGGTGAGGGGAAAAAAGAGGGAGGGGGAGAAAAATTAGGAATAAAAAGAGATAGAACGGAGAAAAATAGGAAAGGAGATGTTTctagcatgaaaaaaaaaaaaaaaaaaaaaacagaagtgCAAGTGGCCCTCTACCACAATGGTGAAGAGAAGTGTTGTTTTTACACCACGGTGTGGATTCGAACTTCATCGGCtccctaatctaacaaatctatcatttgacaataaaaaagacaaaactgaataatataatattagaatttattatttttctgtttcttaGTTTGACACTGCATTAAACACTTTACTAAATTTGTCTAGCTTAATCTAACTTAGTTCCTGAAAGTAGTCTACTTCGAAATAATCCTGTAAAACAAAACGAGTTTACTTGAAGATATCAATTAATATCCAACCCACTCGTGTTATAACATGTTATACAAAcctcaaatttatttaattaatggcAGGACCAAGATAACCAGCCCAAACAATAGTTGCCCTCCAAAGAGAGACTGCATCATCTATCAGCCTGAAGATAATGCTTCTCAATTTGAAAGCGGTCAACTCTGTGTGGTTACTTCAAAGATTTTTCAGGGAGCAAAATAAGTACTCACAATATCAAGTATTAGATAGATAATAAACCATCCAAAATCCGAAATTCTATTTGTATATGAAAGGTTTCATATAGCTAAAATACATGTAAACCATCCACCAAATCCAGTATTCAAATTTAGGTCTATAACTTAGTAATTTACTATAAGCTGTATGTT contains the following coding sequences:
- the LOC137734430 gene encoding WAT1-related protein At2g39510-like, with the translated sequence MEGFHNALRDCELKDMVFVGNNFTWVTMKDDGIKVQLDQALATQDWRSGVNNPKRIGCVLVIKIPDIFIKKPLVDNDGMHYMGWSMKQGIGMKKLLIAVILLQCGYAGQNVIARLALNQGMSHYVFLVYRMAIATVLISPFALILDRLITTKSRPKMTFSILAKTMLLSLFDPVLDMNLFYMAMSYSTATFTSAMFNILPAIAFFMAMIFRLEKVNIRELHSQAKVAGTVVTVGGAIILSLVKGPELNFPWTKGKDLNYDHHQLQSDSNPRDCCILFLLVLFHHFAKVVLPQAILSGVNYYIMGVVNKEKGPVYYSSFNPLGTVTTAIMGSLVLAEHMYLGSILGAIVIFVGLHLVLWGKKKDKPPSHSLKSQNQAPDDEEMTTNQQQMGI